The segment GGCTCGGTAATGCGGCGACGCTGAAGCTCGGTCTCGCGCCGGCGCTGAATGCGCCCGCCATCACGAGTGCCGCAACCGCCACCGGCCAGGTAGGAGCGGCCTTCACGTATCAGATCACTGCGAGCAACGGCCCGATCCTGAGCTACGCGGTCAGTGGCGCGCTGCCGCAAGGGCTGACGTTCAATTCCGCCACGGGGGAAATCACGGGCAAGCCGGCCGACGACCCGCGCATCTATCCGGTCAATTTGACGGCCTCCACGACGGCCGGGACCAGCTCGCCGCAGCCTCTGCTGATTGCGATCGCGCCCGCCATCGGCGTGCCGGTGCTGACCACTTCCGAGTATGTAACCGCTCGGGTCGGCGAACCGTTCTCCTACACGATCACGGCGTCCAACCTCAGTGGGACGGCACCGTATGCACCTCCCATCCTTTTGGATGCCGTGAACCTGCCCGCGGGTCTCGCGGTGAATCCGGCCACCGGTACTATTCAGGGAAGTCCGACGGAAGCCGGAACGAGCATTGCCACGCTCACGGCAACGAACGCGGCAGGCACCAGCGCCGCCCGGGATCTTACGTTCACCATCCGGCCGGCGGCTGCCGCACCTCTTTTTGAACCAGCAGGCGAAGTCGCCGCGCAAGTGGGGCAAGCGTTCAGCTATCAGATCATCGCAGGCAATGCGCCGGACAGTTACGAGACACTCGACGCCCCGGGCTGGATGCACGTGAACGCCACCACCGGATTCATCACGGGTGTGCCGGAGGCGCCGGGCATGTGGGTCATCCGACTGGTGGCGGCGAACGCCGCGGGCAGCAGCAGCCCCGTTCCGTTGCGTGTGATCGTCGCTCCGGCGGCGAACACGCCGCTCGTGACCAGTTCGCGCACTCACGTCGGTACGGTGGGCACGGCGATGAGCTTCACGATCGAGGCAGCGCCGACCATGCCGGCCGTGACCTTCGCCGCCACCGGACTTCCGCCTGGCCTGACGTTGAACACCGCGACTGGCGTCGTAAACGGCACACCGGTCGAGTCCGGCACGTTCGAAGTGATCGTAACTCCCACCAGCAGCAATGGCACGGGCGCTCCCGTCACCTTCACCATCACCATCCGGCCGAACGTCACGTTCGGGTCCTAAACACCCGTCGCATTCGTCACCAAGCACCCGTCGTTCTCCGTTATGATCCAGTTTTCTTCATTTTGTCGCTTCTTCGCAGGGACGCTCCTGGCCTGCTTACCGGCTGCACTGACCGCGCAACAGACCATCACCGGCACCCCCGGCCAGGTGGGCGCGAACTACAGCTTTCAGGTGACGTCGACGGCGACTCCACCGGTGCAATACCAAGCCACCGGACTGCCTGCCGGGCTGGCGATCAACGCGAGTTCCGGGTTGATCACCGGCATGCCGACGACCCCGGGGACGAGTCTTGGCGACGTCTCGGTCACGAGCAATGGGCAGACCAACCACGCGGCGATCTCGATCACGATTGTGGCGGCATCGGGCACGTCCATTATCACCAGCTCAACCACCGCGAATGGCACGGTCGGCCAAGCGTTCAGCTACACCGTCACCGGGAGCAATGCGCCGACGAGTTTCAACGTGTCCGGGCTGCCGGCTCAGCTCGTAGCAGATACGAACACGGGCGCGATCAGTGGGGTGCCCGCGACGGCAGGAACGTATTCCATTGCGCTCAGCGGCAACAATGCGAGTGGTACGGGAGCCCCCGTGACCCTCACCCTTACGGTGGCTGCTCCGGCCGCGGCACCAGTGATCACGAGTCCGACCAGCGCGGCGGTGGCTGTCGGCGCCCCTTTTAGCTACACGATCACCGCCACGAACACGCCGAGTTCCTTTGCCGCGGCGGGACGGCCATTGGGGGTGGATCTGGATTCGGCAACCGGCGCGCTGAGCGGCACGTCGTCCATCGCCGGCGTCTATACGATGGCGCTGACCGCGACCAACGGAAACGGCACCAGCGCCCCGGTGAATCTGGTGCTTACGGTGGGCTCACTGCCAGCCATCACCAGCGCCACCACGGTGCTGGCCAGCGTCGGTCAGCCGTTCAGCTACGCGACACTCGCGAGCGCAGCTGCGACCAGTTTCAACGTCAGCGGTTTGCCGCCCGGACTCACCGCCACGCCAGCTGGGGTTATTAGTGGCACGCCGACGTCAGCGGGCGTTTTTCCCATCCAGCTGAGCGCCAACAACACCGTCGGAACGGGCCCGAGTACCACCCTGACGCTGACGACCGGCGAACGGCCGGCGATCACCAGCGCCAGCTCTGCGAGCGGCAAGATCGGGACCGCCTTCTCCTATCAAATCACGGCTACTGGCACGCCGACGAGCTATGCGGCGGCTGGATTGCCGGCGACACTCTCGTTGGATGCAGCCACTGGGCTGATCAGTGGGACGCCGACGGGCACGGGAACTCACTCGGTTTCGCTCACCGCCACAAACCTGTTTGGTGCCGGTGAGGCCAAGACGCTGACGATTCAGATCGGCTCATCGGGAGGAGGTGGCGGCGGGGGAGGTGGAGGAGGTGCCGGCGGTGGTGGCGGCTGGCCAATTATCCTCAACGAAACCG is part of the Opitutus terrae PB90-1 genome and harbors:
- a CDS encoding putative Ig domain-containing protein produces the protein MIQFSSFCRFFAGTLLACLPAALTAQQTITGTPGQVGANYSFQVTSTATPPVQYQATGLPAGLAINASSGLITGMPTTPGTSLGDVSVTSNGQTNHAAISITIVAASGTSIITSSTTANGTVGQAFSYTVTGSNAPTSFNVSGLPAQLVADTNTGAISGVPATAGTYSIALSGNNASGTGAPVTLTLTVAAPAAAPVITSPTSAAVAVGAPFSYTITATNTPSSFAAAGRPLGVDLDSATGALSGTSSIAGVYTMALTATNGNGTSAPVNLVLTVGSLPAITSATTVLASVGQPFSYATLASAAATSFNVSGLPPGLTATPAGVISGTPTSAGVFPIQLSANNTVGTGPSTTLTLTTGERPAITSASSASGKIGTAFSYQITATGTPTSYAAAGLPATLSLDAATGLISGTPTGTGTHSVSLTATNLFGAGEAKTLTIQIGSSGGGGGGGGGGGAGGGGGWPIILNETAVNALVGVPFELQIKTSIPAMHFEAVGLPEAVSLSERTGLISGTFTAPGIYNVDLAATNLGGTHRRMITITASVLPVFTLQPQGASVDLGAKIVLSGAATGTPTPTYQWLKNGSAIPGATDASFTIASFQAADAGSYVLVATNAGGSTSSAAAVLGVHTTAKVVGLGKVVGEDIKHPNGNTFDQVLITGTTATITADPGQITRMSYVDLDDDIVQIEFSGAGTVTVSLENATGPAVATKYNQPDITYMKGHASLVVSGVDETTYLSVFSVGTITAVNPTLFKPGETYDGMADIGLISISSRDGKMASLRLANASFFRAAGMTGINAPGVTVVGAIYVGELTADADAEPILVFGGTGDFRVTGGDLHQLNGRAVEVDGISNVSFTAGATSHGVALPAQANRAKFEKNGKDITGDLVPPPH